The genomic window GCTCGACGCCGGCGATCTGCATGGGCGGCCGCACCAGCGCGATCTCGCCCAGCTTCGGGTGCTGCACCGGCCAGGCAAGGCCGAGATGCTTCACCTGCTCATCGGCGAAGACCTGGTCCATCGTATAGACGGGGCCGCAGGGCACGCCGGCCTCGTTGAAGCGGCTCACCCAGTGTTCGGCTGTCTCCGTCTCCAGCTTCGCCTGCAGCACCGCATTGGTCTTGGCCCGGTTCTTCGAGCGCAGCGCATCGGTCGCGAGGTCCGGGTCCTTCGCCTCCTCCTCGATCTCCAGCACCGAGACGATGCGGCGCCACATCTCCCCGCCGCCGGCGGCGATGTTGATGACGCCGTCGCTGGTGCGGAAGAGGCCGGTGGGAATGGTGGTGGGATGGTCGTTGCCGGCCTGCTGTGGCACCTCGCCCTTCATGGTCCAGCGGGTGGCCTGGAAGTCCATCATGGCGACCATGGCCTCCAGCAGAGAGGTATGCACCCAGCGGCCCCTGCCGGTCTGCTCCCGCTCCAGCAGGGCGACCAGGATGCCGATGGCGCAGTAAAGCCCCGCCGTCAGGTCGGCCACCGGGATGCCGGCGCGCACCGGCCCCTGGCCCGGCAGGCCCGTCACGCTCATCAACCCGCCCATGCCCTGGGCGATCTGGTCGAAGCCGGGGCGGCGGGCATAGGGGCCGTCCTGACCGAAACCCGAAATGCTGCCGAGCACGATGCGCGGATTGATGGCAGCGAGGGAATCGTAGTCGATGCCCAGCCGGGCCTTCACGTCCGGGCGGTAGTTCTCCACCACCACATCGGCCTGCTCCACCATGCGGCGGAAGGCGGCGATGCCCTCCGGCTTCTTCAGGTTCAGGGTGATGCCGCGCTTGTTGCGGTGGACGTTCTGGTAGTCCGGGCCCAGCGTATCGCCGCCCAGGCCCTTGCCGGTATCCACCTCCTCCGGCGCCTCGATCTTCAGGACATTCGCGCCCCAATCCGCCAACTGCCTGACGGCCGTGGGGCCGGAGCGGACGCGGGTGAGGTCGAGCACGGTAAAGCGGGACAGCGGCAGCATGGTTCCTCCCTTTCGCCCGTCCGCCCGCCTGACGAGGGCGGGCACGGGGCTGGCGCGCCGGATGAGCGCGCCTATGGGCGATAACCCCACAACCGCCCAGGCTCAACCGCGCGGCGTATCGGCAAGGCGTGCGAAGGGCCCGTAGAGGTCATTCAGCTCCGTCTCCCGCGATAGCTTGCTGTAGCGCAGCGCCGAGGCCGGCTCCTGCGGCTGCACGGCCAGCATGTGCCGCCCCTGGCGGTCCAGGAAGAGCAGGTGGCGGTGGCTGTCGCCACGATGGATCACATAGACCTGGCGCATCTCCGCCACGCGCTCGTCCAGGTCGGCCAGGGCCCGCTGGCGCCAGGCCAGCGACCATTGCTCCAGGCTCTGCGCCATGCTGGCTCCGCCCCCCGCGGCGTCCCGGGTGGTTCCGGCGGGGCGCGGAGGCGGTTCCGGGATCTCGTCCAGCAGCCGGTCCAGATCCTCCCGCAACCGGGCGATGACGGGGTTCAGCGCCGGGGAGAGCGCCTGCTGGATGTCGGAGGCCTCGGCCTCCAGCCGCATCTGCCTGCGGGTCGCCTCGTCCGTGCCGCCATAGCCGGTGAAACGGCTGGGGGCATAGCCGGGCTGCGGTTCCTGCGACGGTACGTGTTCATTGCTCATGGCGGCGGGCCCTGTACTGCCGGGCGACGACCCGGCCTGCCCTTCCGTCATGCCACCGCCTGCGTGAAGAAATGGTGGAGGGACTAGCGAGTCACCCCATACCCTTCCTCCTCGATCAGGCTCACCAGCGTTTCGCGCAGCTGGCGCGTATCGGCGCGCACGATGCCGCCGGCGAGGTCTACACTGACCTCGGCACCGGGGTCCCCGGCGCGGATCGCCTGGACAATGGCACGCGCGCAGTGCTCGCACCTCATACCCGTGACATTCAGTTCGATGGTGCCGTTCACAGCGTCTTCTCCAGTTCATCGAGGATGGGACAATCGGGCCGCGCATCGCCGCAGCAATGCTCGGCCAGGTGGCGCAGGCTGCTGGCCATGGCCTGCATCGCCTGCGCCTTGCTCTCCAGCGCCGTCACATGGTCCAGCGCGATGCGGCGCACATCGGCACTGGCGCGGTTGCGGTCAGCCCAGAGTGCCAGCAGCTTCCGCACGTCTTCCAGCGGAAAGGCCAGCGCCCTGGCGTGGCGGATGAAGCGCAGGGTGGCGACATCGGCCTCATCGTAGTCGCGATAGCCATTCGCCAGCCGGCGCCCCCGCAGCAGCCCCAGTTGCTCGTAGTGGCGGATCATCTTGGCATTGATGCCCGAGAGCTTCGCGGCGGTGCCGATGTTCATCACGCCCTCCAGCGCGCCAGCAGCAGCGCATTGCCCAGGACGGCCACCGAGGAGAAAGCCATCGCCGCCCCGGCCAGGGCCGGCGAAAGCCCGCCCAGCGCCGCCAGCGGGATGCCCACGGCATTGAACCCGAAAGCCCAAAGCAGGTTCTGTCGGATTTGTGACAGAGTCCGGCGCGTGATGGCTAGTGTCGCGGGCACCAGAATGGGGTCGGGGCGCAGCAACGTGACATGGGCGGCGGCGATGGCGGCATCGGTGCCGCTGCCCATGGCGATGCCCAGGTCGGCGCTGGCCAGCGCGGCGGCGTCGTTGACGCCATCGCCCACCATGGCCACGCGCCGTCCCTTCTCCCGCCAGGCGGTGACCTGCGCGGCCTTCTGTGCCGGCAGAACCCCGGCCGCCACCTCGCCGATATCCAGCGCGCGGGCGACGGCGCCGGCGGCCTCCGGCGCGTCGCCGGTCAGCATGGCCACCTGCACGCCCTGCGTCTTCAGGGCCCGCACAGCCTCCGCGGCGCCGGCGCGCGGCGCATCGGCGAAGGCCATGAGCGCCAGCACCGCCGGAGCGGAAGGGTCGATCAGCCAGGAGAGGGTATGGCCCTGCCCGGCCTCCCGCGCTGCCGCCTCGGCCAGGGGGCCGGCGAAAAGCCCGCTTTCCGTCAGCAGCCTTGTGCTGCCCAGGGCCAGCCTCCTGCCCTCCACCCGACCTTCCACCCCACGTCCCGGCAGGGCGCGGAAGGTCTCGGCCGGCGCGATGTCGCCTCCCGCCGCCACCAGCACGGCGCGGGCCAGCGGGTGCTCGCTGCCGGCCTGCAGCCGGGCGGCCAGCCGCAGCGCCTCCTCACGCGCCACGCCCCTCGCGGGATACAGCGCCGCCAGGCTCGGGCGGCCCTCGGTCAGCGTGCCGGTCTTGTCGAAGGCCACCAGGTCAATCTTTCCAGCCTGCTCCAGCGCCGCGGCATCGCGGATCAGGATGCCCGCGCGCGCGGCGGCGCCGGTACCGGCCATGATGGCGGCTGGCGTGGCCAACCCCAGGGCGCAGGGGCAGGCAATGACCAGCACGGCCACCGCATGCAGCAGCGCCGCCGAAAGGCCCGCCCCCGCCGCCAGCCAGCCCAGCAGCGTCACCAGCGCCACGCCCACCACCACCGGTACGAAGACGGCGCTGACGCGGTCCACAAGCTTCTGCACGGGTGCCCGGCTGGCCTGGGCCGCCTGCACCAGCGCCGCCACCTGGGCCAGCCGGGTATCGCCGCCCACGGCCTGCGCACGCACCACCAGTCGCCCGTCCAGGGAGACGGTACCGGTGGAGACGGTATCGCCCACGGCCTTCTCGACAGCGCGGCTTTCCCCCGTCAGGGCGCTTTCATCCAGTCCGGCGGCGCCTTCCTCCACCACGCCATCGGCGGGCACGCGCTCGCCCGGGCGCACCACAACCCTGTCGCCGGCGCGCAGGGCGGCCAGGGGCACTTCCTCCTCCCGCCCAGCGGCATCCAGGCGACAGGCGGTGCGGGGGCGCAAGGCCAGCAGCGCGGCGATGGCGGTGCCCGTGGCGCGTTTGGCGCGATGCTCGAGGAAGCGGCCCAGCAGTACGAAGGCAATGACGACGGCCGCGGCCTCGAAATAGAGGTGATGCTCGCCGCGCAGCCACTGCACGGTGGAGAGGCCGAAGGCGGCGCTGGTGCCGAGCGCCACCAGCAGGTCCATGTTGCCCGCACCGGCACGCAGCGCCCGCCAGCCGGCGCGATAGAACCGCGCGCCCAGCCAGAACTGCAGCGGCGCGGCCAGCAGGAACTGTGCCCATCCCGGGGGCATCCAGTCCCGCCCGAGCGCCATGCCCAGCATGCCCGCCAGGAAGGGCGCAGCCAGGGCGAAGGCCACGGCCAGTTCCGCCAGACCACGGCGGTCCGGCGCGGCCTCGGGCTCCTCCTGCTCCGGGACTATGGCCAGGGCGTAGCCGGCCTTTTCCAGCGCGGCGGACAGCGTGGCATCCTCCACCGTCGGCAGCAGCCGCAGATGCACCTGTTCCGTCGCCAGGTTCACGCTGGCCTCAAGCACCCCCGGCACCTTCTCCAGCGCCCGCTTCACCCTGCTGGCGCAACTGGCGCAGGTCATGCCGGTGACGCCGATATCGCGCGTCACTTCCCGCAGATCATAGCCGGCGGCGCGCACCGCCTCGGCCAGGGCGGGCAGCGGGGCGCTTCCAC from Roseomonas marmotae includes these protein-coding regions:
- a CDS encoding CaiB/BaiF CoA transferase family protein translates to MLPLSRFTVLDLTRVRSGPTAVRQLADWGANVLKIEAPEEVDTGKGLGGDTLGPDYQNVHRNKRGITLNLKKPEGIAAFRRMVEQADVVVENYRPDVKARLGIDYDSLAAINPRIVLGSISGFGQDGPYARRPGFDQIAQGMGGLMSVTGLPGQGPVRAGIPVADLTAGLYCAIGILVALLEREQTGRGRWVHTSLLEAMVAMMDFQATRWTMKGEVPQQAGNDHPTTIPTGLFRTSDGVINIAAGGGEMWRRIVSVLEIEEEAKDPDLATDALRSKNRAKTNAVLQAKLETETAEHWVSRFNEAGVPCGPVYTMDQVFADEQVKHLGLAWPVQHPKLGEIALVRPPMQIAGVEPPRAPTPERGQHTDAVLREFGFTAEEIAGLRAGKVI
- a CDS encoding heavy-metal-associated domain-containing protein — translated: MNGTIELNVTGMRCEHCARAIVQAIRAGDPGAEVSVDLAGGIVRADTRQLRETLVSLIEEEGYGVTR
- a CDS encoding MerR family DNA-binding protein, encoding MNIGTAAKLSGINAKMIRHYEQLGLLRGRRLANGYRDYDEADVATLRFIRHARALAFPLEDVRKLLALWADRNRASADVRRIALDHVTALESKAQAMQAMASSLRHLAEHCCGDARPDCPILDELEKTL
- a CDS encoding heavy metal translocating P-type ATPase, whose protein sequence is MPETRSTPFDITLPVTGMTCASCAGRVERALRKVPGVEEVSVNLATEQASLRGSAPLPALAEAVRAAGYDLREVTRDIGVTGMTCASCASRVKRALEKVPGVLEASVNLATEQVHLRLLPTVEDATLSAALEKAGYALAIVPEQEEPEAAPDRRGLAELAVAFALAAPFLAGMLGMALGRDWMPPGWAQFLLAAPLQFWLGARFYRAGWRALRAGAGNMDLLVALGTSAAFGLSTVQWLRGEHHLYFEAAAVVIAFVLLGRFLEHRAKRATGTAIAALLALRPRTACRLDAAGREEEVPLAALRAGDRVVVRPGERVPADGVVEEGAAGLDESALTGESRAVEKAVGDTVSTGTVSLDGRLVVRAQAVGGDTRLAQVAALVQAAQASRAPVQKLVDRVSAVFVPVVVGVALVTLLGWLAAGAGLSAALLHAVAVLVIACPCALGLATPAAIMAGTGAAARAGILIRDAAALEQAGKIDLVAFDKTGTLTEGRPSLAALYPARGVAREEALRLAARLQAGSEHPLARAVLVAAGGDIAPAETFRALPGRGVEGRVEGRRLALGSTRLLTESGLFAGPLAEAAAREAGQGHTLSWLIDPSAPAVLALMAFADAPRAGAAEAVRALKTQGVQVAMLTGDAPEAAGAVARALDIGEVAAGVLPAQKAAQVTAWREKGRRVAMVGDGVNDAAALASADLGIAMGSGTDAAIAAAHVTLLRPDPILVPATLAITRRTLSQIRQNLLWAFGFNAVGIPLAALGGLSPALAGAAMAFSSVAVLGNALLLARWRA